A genomic segment from Salmo trutta chromosome 38, fSalTru1.1, whole genome shotgun sequence encodes:
- the LOC115177616 gene encoding multidrug resistance-associated protein 7, protein MQPPPVLSPVGERSYTSMSVNDADSSLLIPESSYQDTGEVVAEDGSSFISHLMYLWLNPLLRRGRRGELEKPCNVYLLPRRLRTSAVRRHFLRCWEDCQQGAATQRGNTAHRPANRSLQNGTWTSPLQEELSGIAVEEVGLLKVLHKAFGLRYYLLGVLKLAGNMLSFAGPLLLSSLVQYMKEEGAPISQGAWCATGLFFSTFFSALIRNIFAFEVSKVSLSARAALISAIYGKALRVSGGSLAARFTLGEVVNFMSTDTDHVINFFNSFHEVWSLPFQFSIALYLLYLQVGVAFLGGLGVALLLVPLIKVLASKIMENNKHMLTHKDSRVRLMTEVLFGIRVIKFYNWEAYFAQKIADCRRQELSHLKAIKYLDAVCVYTWGSLPIVISIITFVTYVLLGNELTAAKVFTALALVGMLIVPLNSFPWVVNGTLEAKVSLDRIQLFLKLPNQDLDAYFSHVAPEDPQDTIVMSQGIFSWQGPGGPDHPTGSDTESPKGSLMLHSLNLSITKGSLVVVVGKVGCGKSSLLAAITGELNRRGGDVYVQGREDGFGLAAQEPWIQHATVRDNILFGKDYNSSFYQAVVEACALTDDLNILPNGDRTEVGENGVTLSGGQKARLALARAVYMEKDIFLLDDPLAAVDSDVAHHLMERCIMGILRSKTRILCTHRIEFVDKADVVILMDNGTIIKTGTPEEVLPLVEAVPKKRKNDSNAKEKDAIEREEEQGLSNELFAEEESSLSRGEQKAVGGLAWKVYHTYWRAVGGALAVSILLSLLLMQASKNVSDWWLSHWISNLRNNGSAQSVLMPAYSSPHLLLFSPGGLMYPVNIMETTAFANMSSEVKFYLTVYGSIAGANTVFTAFRAFLFAFGGIRAASVVHNRLLDTVLKATVTFFDTTPLGRILNRFSSDLYSVDDTLPFFLNILLTNIFGLLGMLVVMSYGLPWFLVALLPLGLLYHRTQHFYRHTSRDLKRLCSLTLSPVYSHFSETLSGLGTIRASSSASRFEEENERRLEQNQRCLFLSNAAMQWLDIRLQMIGVVVVTGISVIAVFQHQFKSIDPGLVGLSLSYALSSTGLLSGLIFNFTQTEMQLVSVERTEEYSTTLPTEPQHSNPQVPTSWPEQGWVEFRGAVLSYREGLPNALDGVSLVVRPGEKVGVVGRTGSGKSTLFLALFRMVELNQGQILLDGVDTSQVGLAQLRSKLAIIPQDPFLFSGTVRENLDPCGHHPDSRLLEALEHCHLSPVINRIGGLGAEVGEQGKSLSLGQRQLLCLARALLTEANILCIDEATASVDQKTDKLLQQTIREKFQDKTVLTIAHRISTIMDSDRVLVMHSGKVVEFDTPADLCQRDDSIFCKLVGGRGE, encoded by the exons ATGCAGCCTCCTCCGGTTCTCTCCCCCGTCGGTGAAAGGAGTTACACCTCCATGTCCGTCAATGATGCAGACAGCTCTCTCCTCATCCCAGAGAGTTCCTACCAGGACACGGGAGAGGTGGTGGCAGAGGATGGCAGTAGCTTCATCTCCCACCTGATGTACCTGTGGTTGAACCCTCTACTGAGGCGCGGCCGGCGTGGGGAGCTGGAGAAGCCATGCAACGTCTATCTCCTTCCCCGGAGGCTCCGCACCAGCGCAGTGCGCCGCCACTTCCTCCGCTGCTGGGAGGACTGCCAACAGGGGGCAGCAACACAGAGAGGGAACACTGCACACAGGCCTGCAAACAGGAGCCTACAGAACGGAACATGGACTTCACCCCTCCAGGAGGAACTATCTGGTATAGCAGTGGAGGAGGTAGGACTGTTAAAAGTGTTGCACAAAGCCTTCGGGCTACGCTACTACCTGCTTGGTGTGCTGAAGCTAGCGGGCAACATGCTGAGCTTTGCGGGACCCCTGCTCCTCAGCAGCCTGGTGCAATACATGAAAGAGGAGGGGGCCCCCATCAGCCAGGGGGCCTGGTGTGCCACGGGCCTCTTCTTCAGCACCTTCTTCTCTGCCCTCATCCGGAACATCTTTGCCTTCGAAGTCTCGAAGGTCTCACTCTCGGCGCGTGCCGCCCTCATCTCCGCCATCTACGGCAAAGCACTGCGGGTCAGCGGCGGCAGCCTGGCAGCGCGGTTCACCCTGGGCGAGGTGGTCAATTTCATGAGCACGGACACGGACCACGTGATCAACTTCTTCAACAGTTTCCACGAGGTGTGGAGTCTGCCCTTCCAATTCTCCATTGCCCTCTACCTGCTCTACCTGCAGGTGGGTGTGGCCTTCCTAGGAGGACTGGGTGTGGCTCTGCTGCTGGTGCCGCTCATTAAGGTGCTGGCCTCGAAGATCATGGAGAATAACAAGCACATGCTCACACATAAGGATAGTCGTGTCAGG CTAATGACAGAGGTCCTCTTTGGAATACGAGTCATCAAGTTCTACAACTGGGAGGCCTACTTTGCCCAGAAGATAGCAGATTGTCGGAGGCAAGAGCTATCCCACCTCAAGGCTATTAAGTACCTGGATGCTGTGTGCGTGTACACCTGGGGATCTTTACCCATAGTCATATCTATCATCACCTTCGTCACGTACGTGCTGCTCGGCAATGAGCTCACTGCAGCCAAG GTGTTCACGGCTCTGGCTCTAGTGGGCATGCTGATCGTCCCCCTCAACAGCTTCCCCTGGGTCGTCAACGGCACCCTGGAGGCCAAGGTGTCCCTGGACCGCATCCAACTCTTCCTCAAGCTTCCCAACCAGGACCTCGATGCATACTTCAGTcatg TGGCCCCTGAGGACCCCCAGGACACCATTGTGATGAGTCAGGGCATATTCTCATGGCAGGGGCCTGGGGGGCCAGACCACCCCACAGGCTCTGATACTGAATCCCCCAAAGGAAGTCTGATGCTCCATAGCCTCAACCTATCCATCACTAAG GGATCCCTAGTTGTTGTGGTGGGCAAGGTGGGCTGTGGGAAGAGCTCCTTACTGGCAGCCATCACTGGAGAACTCAACAG GCGTGGAGGTGATGTATACGTCCAGGGCAGGGAGGATGGGTTTGGTCTAGCCGCTCAGGAGCCGTGGATCCAGCATGCAACAGTTCGGGACAACATCCTGTTTGGCAAGGACTACAACAGTTCTTTCTACCAGGCCGTGGTGGAGGCCTGTGCGCTCACAGACGACCTCAAT ATCCTGCCTAATGGGGACAGGACCGAGGTGGGAGAGAACGGAGTTACTCTGAGTGGAGGACAGAAAGCTCGCCTGGCCTTGGCCAGAGCTGTTTACATG GAGAAAGACATTTTCCTCCTGGATGATCCACTGGCAGCAGTAGACTCTGACGTGGCCCATCACCTCATGGAGAGATGCATCATGGGGATCCTCAGGAGCAAGACCAGAATCCTTTGCACCCACCGCATAGAGTTTGTGGACAAAGCTGATGTGGTGATTCTCATGGACAATGGAACAATTATTAAAACGG GTACACCTGAAGAGGTCCTTCCTTTGGTAGAAGCAGTGCCCAAGAAACGGAAGAATGACAGTAATGCAAAGGAGAAAG ATGCTATTGAGCGAGAGGAGGAGCAGGGTCTGTCCAATGAGCTGTTTGCAGAGGAGGAGTCTTCACTGTCAAGGGGGGAGCAGAAGGCAGTGGGCGGGCTGGCCTGGAAGGTTTACCACACCTACTGGAGAGCGGTAGGAGGGGCCTTGGCTGTCTCCATCTTGCTGTCCCTTCTCCTCATGCAAG CCTCTAAAAATGTGTCTGACTGGTGGCTGTCTCACTGGATCTCTAACCTGAGGAACAATGGTTCCGCCCAGAGTGTTCTCATGCCTGCCTACAGCTCACCACACCTGCTGCTATTCTCTCCTGGAGGACTAAT GTACCCGGTCAATATTATGGAAACGACAGCTTTCGCCAACATGAGCTCGGAGGTGAAGTTCTATCTGACAGTTTACGGTTCCATTGCGGGTGCTAACACGGTCTTCACCGCCTTCCGAGCATTCCTCTTTGCCTTTGGAGGCATCCGTGCAGCATCGGTCGTCCACAACAGACTGCTTGACACAGTCCTCAAG GCTACAGTTACCTTCTTCGACACTACACCGCTGGGCCGCATCCTTAACCGCTTCTCCTCCGACCTGTACAGCGTGGATGACACTCTCCCTTTCTTCCTCAACATCCTGCTGACTAACATCTTCGGCCTGCTGGGCATGCTGGTAGTGATGAGCTATGGCCTGCCCTGGTTCCTAGTGGCCCTGCTGCCCCTGGGCCTGCTCTACCACCGCACACAGCACTTCTACCGACACACATCCAGAGACCTGAAGCGTCTGTGCAGCCTCACCCTCTCGCCAGTGTATTCACATTTCTCTGAGACGCTGAGTGGCCTAGGTACCATCCGAGCAAGTTCCAGTGCCTCCAG ATTCGAGGAGGAGAACGAGCGGCGTCTGGAGCAGAACCAGCGCTGTCTGTTCCTTAGCAACGCCGCCATGCAGTGGCTGGACATCCGCCTGCAGATGATCGGCGTTGTCGTGGTGACGGGCATCAGCGTGATCGCCGTCTTCCAGCACCAGTTCAAATCCATTGACCCAG GTCTGGTGGGTCTGTCCCTGTCCTATGCTCTGTCCAGCACAGGCCTGCTGTCAGGCCTCATCTTCAACTTTACCCAGACAGAGATGCAGCTGGTGAGTGTGGAGCGCACCGAGGAGTACTCCACCACCCTGCCCACTGAGCCACAACACAGCAACCCACAG GTGCCCACCTCGTGGCCGGAGCAGGGTTGGGTGGAGTTCCGTGGGGCCGTGCTGTCCTATAGAGAGGGGCTGCCCAACGCCCTGGACGGGGTGAGCCTGGTGGTCCGGCCTGGGGAGAAGGTGGGGGTGGTAGGCCGGACAGGCTCAGGCAAGTCGACCCTGTTCCTGGCCCTCTTCCGCATGGTGGAGCTGAACCAGGGTCAGATCTTACTGGATGGAGTGGACACCAGCCAGGTGGGACTGGCCCAGCTCAG GTCCAAACTGGCCATCATCCCCCAGGACCCATTCCTGTTCAGCGGGACAGTGAGGGAGAACCTGGACCCATGTGGACATCACCCTGACTCCCGGCTACTGGAGGCCCTGGAACACTGTCACCTCAGCCCTGTCATCAACCGCATCg GTGGTCTTGGTGCTGAGGTGGGAGAGCAGGgcaagtctctctctcttggaCAGAGACAGCTGCTGTGTCTGGCCAGGGCTCTGCTGACTGAAGCTAAT ATTCTGTGCATTGACGAAGCTACAGCCAGCGTTGACCAAAAGACTGACAAACTGCTACAACAGACAATCAGAGAGAAGTTTCAAGACAAGACCGTCCTCACCATTGCCCATAG AATCAGCACCATCATGGACTCAGACAGGGTGCTGGTGATGCATTCTGGGAAGGTGGtggagtttgacacccctgctgatCTGTGCCAaagagacgactccattttctgcAAGCTGGTTGGTGGGAGGGGAGAGTGA